Genomic segment of Bacteroides stercoris ATCC 43183:
TCCTCGAGAACTACGACATGCAGTTGGCACGCCGTCTTGTATCGGGTGTGGATATCTGGCTGAACACTCCGACACGTCCGCTCGAAGCATCCGGTACTTCCGGTGAGAAAGCGTTGATGAACGGTGTGGTAAACTTCTCCGTGCTCGACGGATGGTGGCTGGAAGGCTATCGTGAAGGTGCAGGCTGGGCGTTGACCGAAAAACGTACTTACCAGAATCAGGAATACCAAGACCAGTTGGATGCCGCTACCATTTACAGCATCCTCGAACAGGAAATCCTGCCGTTGTACTATGCACGCAACAAGAAGGGATATTCCGAAGGCTGGATCAGAACCATCAAGAACTCCATCGCACAGATTGCGCCTCATTACACAATGAAGCGTCAGTTGGACGATTACTATAGCAAGTTCTACACCAAGGAAGCAAAACGCTTCAAGGCATTGGCTGCCAACAACTATGCCAAAGCCAAGGAACTCGCAGCATGGAAGGAAGAAGTTGTGGCCAAGTGGGACAGCATCGAAGTCGTATCCTGCGAAAAGACCGAAGAACTGGTGAAAGGCTCTCTCGAAAGCGGTAAGGAGTACACCATTACCTACGTTATCGACGAGAAGGGGCTGGACGATGCTATCGGTCTGGAACTGGTTACTACTTATACAGCTCAGGACGGCAAGCAGCACGTTTACTCCGTAGCACCGTTTGAAGTAGTGAAGAAAGAGGGTGACCTCTATACGTTCCGGGCAACACATAAGCTGGAGAACGCAGGCAGCTTCAAGGTAGCTTACCGTATGTTCCCGAAGAACGCAGAACTGCCTCACCGTCAGGACTTCTGCTATGTTCGCTGGTTCATCTAAGATAAGATAACAAAACAGATGGTGCGTTGGTATGAAACGCATCATCCGTTTGATACAGACAGACCATCCGTTTACCCGAAACGGATGGTCTGTTTTTTTATAGGGTATTATTATATGGGCAAACGGTGATGAATACGTGTGTCGGTCCGTTTATTTTCCTACCTCTTGAAAGAGCGTGATGCTCAGGAATACCCCGATAACGATGCACATCAGAATCAGGAACCAGTTCATGAGACGTGCGCTCAGTTTCGTTTCCTTGTGCAGGTTTTGGGCTATGTAATTCTTGAAGAACAGGTAGATGGCAGGTACGGTGGCGCTTGCCAGCAGCAGGTCTTCGGGAATCTTGTACACATACACTTTGGAGAAAGCGATGAGCGCCCAGTGGCAGAGGAAGAGGATAACGAGCAGATTGACTTTGCGCGAGAACGCCAACAGAAGTCCGATGGTAAATGCGGCTACCGAGCAGGGCATTACTGTGGTCGTCATCATCGGGAACTCCATGCCGCGCGCCCACGAAAGGAGCGGGTATAGGAAGGGCATCGCATAGAGCACTCCTGCCAGCATAGGGTACTTGGGGTTACGCTCGAACGGAGTGTAACCGGTAAATAAATCCCACAGCCAAATCAATGCGACGGTTCCCCAGAATGCGGAGAGAACGTAGTGATAGTTGCGCGTGTCGCAGTACATTGCGTAGTACACCAGCGCTATCCAGCCGTTGAGGAATACCATATATATTTTCATTGAGCGTTTTGTCCAGACGGTGGGACGACGGTATAGCAATGCAGTCAGCAGGATGCCCGCTGCGGTAATGAGAATCTGCGCCCACCAGGTGCTTTCATTATACTGTGCGATGGTGTTCCAAAATGTTTCCATATAAGTCAGCTTTTGTTTCCGGGAGATATGATGAACATTCGCTCTGCCCGTTTTCTTTTGTCCGAAAATGTGTGCAAAGGTATCGGTTTCCGATGAGATATGAAATTCTTTTCCCTATTTTGCCTTTCTTTCCTCTAAAGAAAAAATGATTTCTTTGTTATGCCGGTGTAGGAAACTCATGCTTTTTATGTACTTTTGTACTCCTTTTTGAAAATAGGTAAAAATCAGATATTAGTTAGTGGAAAGTTTGATGGATAAAACAATGGTCGAGCAAGAGATTATCTTGCGCAGGAAGCTTGATTTATTGCTTCGTACGGGGAAAATATTAGTGGAGAGTGCTGCCGATACCAATCGCATTGTACGCAATATGAATCGTGTGGCGGCTTATTTGGGACTACCTGAGGAAAATCTTCACATCGACGTGACTTATACAATGCTGGTGGTGAACCTGAGTGACGAATCGCACTCTTATTCCAAATTTCAGAAGTGCGAGAAACATGGTATCAACATGACGGCCATATCCGAAATCAGCAAGCTGTCCTGGCGTGCCATTGAGGAAGACTATTCGCTCGACCGCTACGAGGAAGAGCTGGAGAAGATAAAAAACAAGAAGCGGAACTACACCCCCTATCTTGTTGCCATCGGTGCGGGTTTTGCCTGTGGTGGCTTCTGCAAGCTGTTCGGCAGCGACTGGGTTGCCTTTCTGTTTGCCTCTATCGCCGCTTTTGCAGGTTTCCGTGTCCGTGCGCGCTGCATAGAGTTCGGTATCAATCTGTATATGAGCATCACCATTGCGGCGCTGGTGTCCACATGTCTGGCTTATATCACTACCTTTACAGGGCTTTCGGGCACGCCTTACCATCCGCTACTGGCGTGCGCGCTGTTCATTGTGCCGGGAGTTCCCATTATAAACTTTGTGGACGACATGATTGACAACTACATACAGGTGGGCATCGTGCGTGCCGTTAATACGGTACTCATGGTGTGTGCCATGGCGTTCGGCATTGTGATGGCCATGCGCCTGCTGGCTATGGAAGATGTGGTGATTGACAAGAAGTTCAGCGAACTGAGCATGGTTCCGCACGATCCTTATTATATATACGCCATTGCGGCAGCCATATCCGCGATGGGCTTCTCCATGATATTCAATATCCAGCGCCGTCTGCTGTGGGTGGTTGCGGTAGGGGGAATCCTTGCCGTGTGTACGCGTAATTTCGTCAACTTCGAGTTGGGGCTCGGTCCGGTCATCGGTTCTTTCATGGGAGCCATGGTGGTGAGTCTGGTGGCGGTGAAGGCAGTCCACTGGTTTCATGTGCCTA
This window contains:
- a CDS encoding DUF6064 family protein, giving the protein METFWNTIAQYNESTWWAQILITAAGILLTALLYRRPTVWTKRSMKIYMVFLNGWIALVYYAMYCDTRNYHYVLSAFWGTVALIWLWDLFTGYTPFERNPKYPMLAGVLYAMPFLYPLLSWARGMEFPMMTTTVMPCSVAAFTIGLLLAFSRKVNLLVILFLCHWALIAFSKVYVYKIPEDLLLASATVPAIYLFFKNYIAQNLHKETKLSARLMNWFLILMCIVIGVFLSITLFQEVGK
- a CDS encoding threonine/serine exporter ThrE family protein, encoding MDKTMVEQEIILRRKLDLLLRTGKILVESAADTNRIVRNMNRVAAYLGLPEENLHIDVTYTMLVVNLSDESHSYSKFQKCEKHGINMTAISEISKLSWRAIEEDYSLDRYEEELEKIKNKKRNYTPYLVAIGAGFACGGFCKLFGSDWVAFLFASIAAFAGFRVRARCIEFGINLYMSITIAALVSTCLAYITTFTGLSGTPYHPLLACALFIVPGVPIINFVDDMIDNYIQVGIVRAVNTVLMVCAMAFGIVMAMRLLAMEDVVIDKKFSELSMVPHDPYYIYAIAAAISAMGFSMIFNIQRRLLWVVAVGGILAVCTRNFVNFELGLGPVIGSFMGAMVVSLVAVKAVHWFHVPNHVLTIPSVIPMIPGVLMYRALVALINMHGVVGEVTVAVSNGINASLIILCIALGVAVPNIFARRYIAKDRQRFLKEELQKRRERGKFLEW